Part of the Phycisphaerae bacterium RAS1 genome, CCATGATTCACCGCTCGACGGCCGCGCAAGCGGCCGCCGAGCGAGTGCTCCGCGCCGGCGTCGTCAGACAAACGTCCCGGCCGGCGTCCGCGCGGGCGGGTAGACCGCTCGAATCGCCGTCAGAATCGTCCGTGTCGCGGTCGACTTGTTGAGCGTGTAGAAGTGAATCCCCGGCGCTCCGCGCTGCAGCAGCTCGAGGCACTGAGCGGTCGCGTGCGCCACGCCCAGCGACAACACCGAGTTCGGGTCGTCCTGAAGCCGGCGCAGCTCGGCCAGAAGTTCTTCCGGAATGCTCGCGCCGCACATCTGCGTAAAGCGCTCGACCTGCTTGACGTTCGTGATGGGCATGATGCCGGGAATGATCGGCACCCCGATGCCCGCCGCCCGGCAGCGCGACACGAAGTCAAAGTAGAAGCGGTTGTCGAAGAAAAGCTGCGAAATCAGAAACTCGCACCCGGCGTCCACCTTCTTTCGCAGGTGCTCCAGGTCGTCCTCCAGGCTGGCCGCCTCGACGTGTTTCTCCGGGTAGCACGCGCCGCCCAGGCAAAACCCGAAGCGCTGCTTGGCGAAACCCGCCAACTCGCTGGCAAAGCGAAAGCCGTCCGGATGCGGTGTGAACGCGGCGTCGCCGCGCGGCGGGTCGCCGCGCAGCGCCAGCACATTGTCCACCCGCGCGGCGGCCAGGCGTTCCAGCACGGCCCGGATTTCGTCTTGGCCCGCGCCGACGCAGGTGAGGTGCGCCATGGCCTCAATCTGGTAGTCCTGGCGAATGCGCGTCACCAGCTCGATCGTCCGCTCGCGCGTGCTCCCGCCGGCGCCGTACGTGACGGATATGTAGGTCGGGCGCAGCTCGCGCAAAGCGGCGATCGTGTCGCGCAGCGCGACCAGCCCGTTGTCGTCCTTGGGAGGGAAGAACTCGAATGAAATGGTCGGCCGGCCGCATGCCAGCAGTTCGCGGATGCGCATGAAGACTCCCTCGGCGGTTGACCGAGCCGAGGATTGTAGCGGAAGGTTCCAGGGCGCAGGGGCTGCTGGCTTCGCCTCTCGCACGACGGGGTGTGCCCAGAAATGCGGTCAAGTCCGCTGGCTTGTCCGAACCCGCCGCGCCAAGCGGCGGGGTGACGTCCGGGCGCGTTCACGGCGGCGCTTCGCAGATTGGCGCCATGCGCCGTGCGCACCTCAACCCGCCGCTTGGCGCGGCGGGTTCGGACAGACAAGCCCGCGGACAGACAAGCCCGCGGACAGACAAGCCCACGGACAGACAAGCCCGCGGACAGGCAAGACCGCGGGCGAAGATGCGCACCGAGCCTGCCGAATCGCTCGTTACACCCGCACGACCAGGATCACCACCCTTCCGGGCCCGTGCACACCCGTAACCAGGATTCCCTCAATGTCCGCCGTCTTGCTCGGCCCGGTGATCAGCGTCGCACAGGTCGGCGGCGAACGGCTCCCCGCGGCAAAGTAATCCAGGAGGTCCGGCAGCAACTGCGATTCCAGGACAATCGCAACGTGCAGCGGCGGAACCAGCGACGCCGATCGGCTCACGCCGCCGCCGCTTTCAATCACGATGCTCCCGGTCTCGGCAATCGCCGCAGCGACACCAGTCACGGCCGCCCGAACGGCAAACAGCGACTCATCCGAGCGATCGTCAACCATCCGGACTGACGCACCCTGCAACGCCTGCCGGATTGCGGTGCTCTGCGGCAGGAAGTCAGGCAATTCGAGCAGTGCGTCCGCCGCGCCGGCTTTCGCCAACAAGTCGCTCACGCGCCCCGCCAGCTCGGCCGCCGTGACGGTCTCCGGCTCGCTTCCGGCCGCCTTCGCCGCCGTGATGAATCTCGACACCCGGTCGTCGGCCGACGTCAGTTGTCGAGTCACCGCCTCCGCAATGTCCGGCGGCGGCGAGCCGTCGGACGCGACCCGCCGCGCCGTCCGCGCGATCAGCTCAACGACGACCGGCGGCAACGCCGCGCTCGCGGTTCGAGTCGCGTCAGTCATCGGCCAACTCCTCTGCCCATCTCTGCCGGAACGTCTTCACCGCCGGCGGCGGCAGGTCGCGAAACAACGTCCACGCCTTCAGCGGCCCCGGGCCGCCATCCACCCAGCCCCCCTGCCCGCCTGGCAGCGCCAGCCGCAGCCCGGCCTGCGCCCACGCGTACAGTCGCGGCGACATCATGACGCGCTGCCACAGCTTCATTCCGAGCCGCTTGTCGAGCGGCAACCGGTCTTTGTGCGTCGCCCGCAGCCGCACAAGCTGTCGCGGAATGTCGATCTTCACCGGGCAGGCCGCGAAGCACGCCCCGCACAGGCTCGACGCCCGCGGCAGGTCGTGATGTCCGGCGCTCGGCGTAAGCAGCGGCGACACCAGGCTGCCGATCGGGCCGGGATACACGCTGGCGTACGCATGTCCGCCGATGTTGCGATAGACCGGGCAAGCGTTCAGACACGCCCCGCAGCGAATGCAGCGCAGCACCTCCGACGACTCCCCGCCCAGAAGCGCCGAGCGGCCGTTATCGAGCAGCACGATGTGCAGCTCCTCCGGCCCGTCGATCTCGCCCGCGCGCCGCGCGCCGTTGATCAGCGTCGTGTACACCGTCAGCGGCTGCCCGGTGCTGCCGCGGGCCAGCAGCTTCAGAAACACCGCCAGGTCCGCAAGCCGCGGAATCAGCTTCTCGATGCCCATCAGCGCGATGTGCACGCGCGGCCGCGTCGTGGACATGCGGCCGTTGCCCTCATTGGTGCAGATCACGATCGTGCCGTTCTCAGCGATCGCAAAATTGACCCCGCTGACGCCCAGATCGCAGCGGCGGAACACCTCGCGCAGGTAGTCGCGCGCCAGCAGCGAAAGTCGCGTCGGGTCTTCTGTGTACTCGACCCCCAGCTCGCGCTGCATTGCGGCCGCAATCTGCTTGCGGTTCTTATGGATGATCGGCGTAACGATGTGGCTCGGCCGGTCGCGATCAAGCTGCACGATGAACTCGCCCAGATCGGTTTCGACCGTCCGTACGCCGGCCGCGAGCAGCGCATCGTTCAGATGCACCTCCTCGGTCGTCATGCTCTTAACCTTCACCGCCAGCTTCGACCCCTTGGCGCGGGCGATCTCGACGATGATGCGCCGCGCCGCCGCAGCGTCGTCCGCGACGTGCAACTGCGCTCCCGCCGCGACCGCATGACGCGAAAATTGTTCAAGATAGCGCGGAAGCTGATCGAGCGTGTGCTGCTTGATCCGCGCCGCCAGCTCGCGCAGCCCCTCCGGATCGCGCAGCGCCCGCATGCCCGCTTCGCGCTGATCCACCTTGCGGATCGTCGCCAGCCGGATCGACTGAATCACCGGGGCGTCGGCCATCGCGGCGGCGATGCGTTGCTCAAGTG contains:
- the lutC gene encoding Lactate utilization protein C, with the translated sequence MTDATRTASAALPPVVVELIARTARRVASDGSPPPDIAEAVTRQLTSADDRVSRFITAAKAAGSEPETVTAAELAGRVSDLLAKAGAADALLELPDFLPQSTAIRQALQGASVRMVDDRSDESLFAVRAAVTGVAAAIAETGSIVIESGGGVSRSASLVPPLHVAIVLESQLLPDLLDYFAAGSRSPPTCATLITGPSKTADIEGILVTGVHGPGRVVILVVRV
- the metF gene encoding 5,10-methylenetetrahydrofolate reductase, with the translated sequence MRIRELLACGRPTISFEFFPPKDDNGLVALRDTIAALRELRPTYISVTYGAGGSTRERTIELVTRIRQDYQIEAMAHLTCVGAGQDEIRAVLERLAAARVDNVLALRGDPPRGDAAFTPHPDGFRFASELAGFAKQRFGFCLGGACYPEKHVEAASLEDDLEHLRKKVDAGCEFLISQLFFDNRFYFDFVSRCRAAGIGVPIIPGIMPITNVKQVERFTQMCGASIPEELLAELRRLQDDPNSVLSLGVAHATAQCLELLQRGAPGIHFYTLNKSTATRTILTAIRAVYPPARTPAGTFV
- the lutB gene encoding Lactate utilization protein B, coding for MEQARSGSVGPPRPTADVAAIGAPSDAEVRRYRTLEQRIAAAMADAPVIQSIRLATIRKVDQREAGMRALRDPEGLRELAARIKQHTLDQLPRYLEQFSRHAVAAGAQLHVADDAAAARRIIVEIARAKGSKLAVKVKSMTTEEVHLNDALLAAGVRTVETDLGEFIVQLDRDRPSHIVTPIIHKNRKQIAAAMQRELGVEYTEDPTRLSLLARDYLREVFRRCDLGVSGVNFAIAENGTIVICTNEGNGRMSTTRPRVHIALMGIEKLIPRLADLAVFLKLLARGSTGQPLTVYTTLINGARRAGEIDGPEELHIVLLDNGRSALLGGESSEVLRCIRCGACLNACPVYRNIGGHAYASVYPGPIGSLVSPLLTPSAGHHDLPRASSLCGACFAACPVKIDIPRQLVRLRATHKDRLPLDKRLGMKLWQRVMMSPRLYAWAQAGLRLALPGGQGGWVDGGPGPLKAWTLFRDLPPPAVKTFRQRWAEELADD